One genomic window of Candidatus Pseudobacter hemicellulosilyticus includes the following:
- a CDS encoding DUF4133 domain-containing protein has protein sequence MAATSIYQINKGINKSIEFRGLKAQYIWYLGGVIMGLLLVFVILYLIGINQYVCVVVTGIIGVVGTVRIFALSKKYGEYGLMKAMARKMVPNCVRSIERSVFYKKDN, from the coding sequence ATGGCAGCAACAAGTATCTATCAGATCAACAAAGGGATCAATAAATCCATCGAGTTCCGCGGGCTTAAAGCGCAGTACATCTGGTACCTGGGCGGGGTGATCATGGGTCTGCTCCTCGTGTTCGTTATCCTTTACCTAATCGGTATCAACCAATATGTCTGTGTGGTTGTAACAGGAATAATCGGTGTGGTTGGAACGGTCAGGATATTTGCGTTGAGCAAAAAATATGGGGAATACGGACTGATGAAGGCCATGGCGAGAAAAATGGTGCCTAATTGCGTACGGAGCATTGAGCGGAGTGTGTTCTATAAAAAGGATAATTAG
- a CDS encoding N-6 DNA methylase gives MGYNASQSLADNISALRIALQLGGKGIPDESQVEALKRYSGFGGIRVIQFGDGDAESWKVQGATDRDMLLFPQMQELYRLIRSNSSEKGYREVVASLQNSGLTAFYTPQVIPEVIYGAIKEAGIEPKHLLDPSAGAGVFLWTGIPALDSLQQITGIEKDMATGRVLHVLARSLPVPTHIRVRGLEHPLGVDDEPADLVISNIPFGSVKVFDPEFIGKDRSLTDRIHNYFFAKGLDKLADGGLMAFVTTDTFLNSPGNLPARKYLFDRADFVSLAVLPENLMGDTGGTTAPCQLLIVQKHAHKDKLSPEEHLLLDTMMLDNEFGAYPLNSYLVHYPEVMLGDVVQEGQNQYGEAQLTVRQQGDLRTLAPSLGDLLKRDLNKRFDVERFSQAIQPQNKQQEAHTVHVTTGPRLVITPMPEKQAPTAIQLGLFDGQAASGNRATDYLTEDDKRVVQPHSARILATVRMEDQPDHELAVVVAARHRSDKRFLYRLYVNAEGNWGKAGWVNAEKLAELTERLSYRLLEFNHVFRVSGEAETPRLFSLSRELSDQVNGVREFHTDGTLIIHQGRLGTIHGISRDRSTARLEAEVEQSHLGFYLDYITLRDTYLELMEIERAGRQDVDGLRARMNTGYEKLQQEYGYLSSPENRKRLAIDLAFGSSMGAALERKVEHGYEKSDVFTSNLYAPKEAFKTADPLEAMAHCLNEKGKVDLPFMASVLSDSESAVRERLGEAIFRNPLTGKWEEADEYLSGNVVAKLREAQHARESDLDPEIDRCIQALKNVQPERIPFELLDFNLGERWIPTTYYERFAASVFESEVQVIYLPSVDVFKVDLSNRNAKATEEFVIRSKSGQTMYGNSLMEYAFMNTAPFFTYEVADKDGNKIRIADNESTRLAHEKIEKIRRGFTGWLAGLPDEDKQKLVDKYNDQFNCYRLRQYDGSHLTFPGLDLTNLGVKQLYNSQRDGAWRLIVNRGGIIDHEVGLGKTLLMAITAMEMRRLRIANKPMIVAKKANVMQVAETFRKAYPQAKILFPGKEDFTPGQRKRIFQEIKNNNWDCIILTHEQFSMIPQSGEIMVEVLERELMNLSADLSVLQAKGERIHKVMLKGLRIREENLAATLKEAQHRLEHKKDKEVDFRSMQVDHLFVDESHMFKNLTFTTRHNRVAGLGNQSGSQRALNLLYAIRELQGRFNSDQCATFLSGTPISNSLTELYLLFKYQRPKELLRQDIVNFDAWAAVYARKSTDFELGVTNEIIVKERFREFIKVPELATFYAEIADYKTAKHIALEKPQIEEILVNLPPSDEQLAFGRQLVAFARNGDATLLGRLPLTATEQKARMLIATNYATKMATDMRLINPELFGDHPGNKVNACSRKVIEIYQESTPYKGTQLIFCDSGTPGTDGFNLYNDLRDKLTQGGIPEAEITFIHQWSDAKKLELFRKMKSGEIRILIGSTDKLGVGNNVQDRVVGQHDITIPWRPSDMEQRDGRGARQGNWVARDHYGNKVRKFIYATQQSLDAYRFNLIKNKLIFINQLKNNSVNVRRIDEGAMDEQSGMVISEYIALLSGDTTLLKKAKLDQEILSLESLRTLHFREQVRVRERLDGLGRERGEIGNVLGKLEKDVARYQSVLLLAKDGSKVNPIKLYSESSPDPEVIGRYVVDQYLKWKPGREESEEKPLGELYGFRLVIQHVVSRDYAGKVSTEENRLAAISPETGIRYTYNNGVPNMGNLKLAARNFLNAIDRCVELREKYDKDLQDTAEDILRLNAMLGRPFEKETMLSDKKAEAEQLGREINDKINAIRIGEGDGQDQLPAEQPRQAIMAPSIGPSAPASLKTLMEAGLSNGTVMIVRMPGSENQEVKAKKKIRM, from the coding sequence ATGGGTTACAATGCGTCTCAGAGTTTAGCAGATAACATCAGCGCGCTGCGTATCGCATTGCAGCTTGGTGGAAAGGGGATCCCTGACGAAAGCCAGGTTGAGGCATTGAAGCGTTACAGCGGTTTTGGCGGTATCCGCGTAATCCAGTTCGGGGATGGGGATGCTGAAAGTTGGAAAGTCCAGGGGGCTACTGACCGGGATATGCTACTCTTTCCGCAAATGCAGGAGCTTTATCGGTTAATCCGTTCAAATTCCAGCGAAAAGGGCTACCGTGAGGTGGTTGCCTCCCTGCAAAACAGTGGACTTACGGCATTCTATACGCCGCAGGTTATACCGGAGGTGATCTATGGTGCTATTAAGGAAGCCGGGATCGAGCCCAAGCACCTGCTTGATCCGTCCGCGGGGGCAGGGGTTTTTTTATGGACCGGTATTCCCGCGCTGGATAGTCTGCAGCAAATCACCGGCATAGAAAAGGATATGGCAACCGGGCGGGTTCTTCACGTGCTTGCCCGGAGCTTGCCGGTTCCTACACATATCCGGGTGCGCGGATTGGAGCATCCCCTGGGTGTGGATGATGAGCCAGCAGACCTGGTGATCAGCAACATCCCTTTTGGCAGCGTAAAGGTTTTTGATCCGGAATTCATTGGCAAGGACCGTAGTTTGACGGACCGGATTCACAATTATTTCTTTGCCAAGGGCCTGGACAAGCTGGCGGACGGTGGATTGATGGCTTTCGTGACCACGGACACCTTTCTAAACAGTCCGGGCAACCTACCCGCACGGAAATACCTATTTGACCGTGCGGATTTTGTTAGCCTTGCCGTGTTGCCGGAAAACCTCATGGGTGACACAGGAGGCACCACAGCCCCTTGCCAGCTGCTGATCGTGCAGAAACATGCGCATAAGGACAAGTTATCGCCCGAAGAACACCTGCTATTGGATACGATGATGCTGGATAATGAATTCGGCGCCTATCCGCTTAACAGCTACCTCGTGCATTACCCGGAAGTGATGCTTGGGGATGTGGTCCAAGAAGGACAAAACCAGTATGGGGAGGCACAGTTGACGGTTCGGCAGCAGGGCGATTTACGGACACTTGCTCCCTCATTGGGTGATTTACTGAAGCGTGATTTAAATAAGCGGTTTGATGTCGAACGGTTCAGCCAGGCTATCCAACCGCAAAATAAGCAGCAGGAAGCGCATACCGTACACGTAACTACCGGCCCAAGGTTGGTGATCACGCCAATGCCGGAGAAACAGGCGCCAACGGCCATACAATTGGGCCTTTTCGATGGACAGGCAGCCAGCGGGAACCGCGCTACGGACTACCTGACCGAGGACGATAAACGCGTGGTCCAACCCCATTCGGCTCGTATTCTTGCCACCGTCCGGATGGAAGACCAACCTGACCATGAACTGGCTGTTGTGGTGGCTGCACGTCACCGGAGTGACAAACGTTTCTTGTATCGGCTTTACGTAAATGCGGAAGGCAATTGGGGGAAAGCCGGTTGGGTCAATGCCGAGAAGCTGGCAGAGCTGACCGAGCGGCTGAGCTACCGCTTGCTGGAATTCAATCACGTGTTTCGGGTCTCGGGTGAAGCGGAAACCCCCCGGCTTTTTTCCCTTTCCCGTGAATTATCCGATCAGGTGAACGGCGTGAGGGAGTTTCATACCGACGGTACGCTGATCATCCATCAAGGAAGGCTTGGTACCATTCATGGAATATCCAGAGATAGGTCCACCGCACGGCTTGAAGCAGAAGTCGAGCAATCACATCTTGGTTTTTACCTGGATTACATTACCCTCAGGGACACGTACCTGGAGCTGATGGAGATCGAACGTGCAGGAAGACAGGATGTGGATGGATTACGGGCCCGGATGAATACCGGCTATGAGAAACTGCAGCAGGAGTATGGTTACCTAAGTTCCCCGGAAAACCGAAAACGCCTGGCCATTGACCTGGCCTTTGGCAGTAGCATGGGGGCGGCACTGGAACGTAAAGTCGAACACGGCTATGAAAAATCGGACGTGTTCACCAGCAATCTTTATGCGCCTAAGGAAGCATTCAAAACAGCAGATCCGTTGGAAGCGATGGCCCATTGCCTGAACGAAAAAGGTAAGGTGGATCTTCCATTCATGGCGTCCGTGCTATCCGATAGTGAATCCGCTGTGCGAGAAAGGCTTGGTGAGGCCATTTTCCGGAACCCGCTGACCGGGAAATGGGAAGAAGCGGACGAATATCTGTCCGGGAATGTCGTTGCCAAACTTCGGGAGGCCCAACACGCCAGGGAATCGGACCTGGATCCGGAAATTGACCGGTGTATCCAAGCACTGAAAAACGTGCAACCAGAAAGGATACCTTTTGAATTATTGGATTTCAACCTGGGCGAGCGATGGATTCCCACGACGTACTACGAGCGGTTTGCTGCATCGGTTTTTGAGTCTGAAGTCCAGGTCATTTACCTGCCCTCGGTGGATGTTTTCAAGGTGGATTTGAGTAATAGAAATGCCAAGGCTACGGAAGAATTCGTCATCCGGTCCAAAAGTGGACAAACGATGTATGGAAACAGTCTGATGGAGTATGCCTTCATGAATACTGCACCATTTTTCACCTATGAGGTGGCGGATAAGGACGGGAACAAGATACGGATTGCGGATAACGAATCCACCCGGTTGGCACACGAAAAGATTGAAAAAATCCGCCGGGGTTTCACGGGTTGGCTGGCAGGGCTCCCGGATGAAGACAAGCAGAAACTGGTGGACAAGTATAACGATCAGTTTAACTGCTACCGCCTTCGGCAATACGATGGAAGCCACCTGACGTTTCCGGGTCTGGATCTGACCAACCTGGGTGTTAAGCAGCTGTATAATTCGCAACGTGATGGCGCATGGCGGCTGATCGTTAACCGGGGCGGAATTATCGACCATGAAGTCGGGCTTGGAAAAACATTGCTGATGGCAATCACGGCCATGGAGATGCGGAGGCTACGTATCGCCAATAAACCCATGATTGTGGCTAAAAAGGCAAACGTGATGCAGGTTGCTGAAACCTTTCGTAAAGCATACCCCCAAGCAAAAATCCTATTTCCTGGAAAGGAAGATTTCACACCTGGTCAACGCAAGCGCATTTTTCAGGAAATTAAAAACAACAACTGGGACTGTATCATCCTGACCCATGAACAGTTTAGCATGATCCCCCAATCCGGGGAGATCATGGTTGAAGTGCTTGAACGGGAATTGATGAATCTGTCTGCAGACCTGAGCGTATTGCAAGCCAAAGGGGAGCGTATCCACAAGGTGATGCTGAAAGGTTTGCGTATCCGGGAGGAAAACCTCGCGGCCACCCTAAAAGAGGCGCAACATCGCCTTGAGCACAAAAAAGATAAAGAGGTGGATTTCCGTAGCATGCAGGTGGACCACCTGTTTGTTGATGAAAGCCATATGTTCAAAAATCTAACGTTCACCACACGCCATAACCGGGTGGCTGGACTGGGTAACCAGTCCGGCAGCCAGCGGGCACTGAATCTGCTTTACGCCATTCGGGAACTTCAGGGACGGTTCAACAGTGATCAATGTGCCACCTTCCTGTCCGGTACGCCCATATCGAATAGCCTGACCGAATTATACCTGCTTTTCAAATACCAGCGCCCCAAGGAGTTGCTCCGGCAGGACATCGTGAATTTTGATGCTTGGGCTGCCGTTTATGCCCGTAAATCCACGGATTTTGAGTTAGGGGTAACAAACGAAATTATCGTCAAGGAGCGTTTCAGGGAATTTATCAAAGTTCCGGAATTGGCTACGTTTTACGCCGAGATTGCGGATTACAAAACGGCTAAACATATTGCACTGGAAAAGCCCCAGATTGAAGAAATTCTGGTTAACCTACCACCCAGTGATGAGCAGTTGGCGTTTGGAAGGCAGTTGGTGGCTTTTGCCCGGAATGGTGATGCAACTTTGCTGGGGCGCCTTCCGTTGACTGCGACGGAGCAGAAAGCCCGCATGCTGATCGCTACTAATTACGCGACTAAGATGGCTACGGACATGCGGCTGATCAATCCCGAGTTGTTTGGGGATCATCCCGGTAACAAGGTCAACGCCTGCAGCCGGAAGGTCATCGAGATCTATCAGGAAAGTACACCTTATAAGGGGACGCAATTGATTTTCTGCGATTCCGGTACTCCCGGTACGGATGGTTTTAATCTATATAACGATTTGCGGGATAAACTTACCCAGGGCGGTATTCCGGAGGCGGAAATTACTTTTATTCACCAATGGTCGGATGCGAAGAAATTGGAGCTATTCAGGAAGATGAAAAGTGGTGAGATTCGCATCCTGATCGGAAGCACGGATAAACTGGGGGTGGGCAACAATGTGCAGGATCGTGTAGTGGGCCAGCACGACATTACCATCCCCTGGCGTCCTTCCGACATGGAGCAGCGTGATGGTCGCGGCGCCAGGCAAGGCAACTGGGTTGCCCGGGACCACTACGGGAACAAGGTCCGGAAGTTTATCTATGCCACCCAACAGTCGCTGGACGCTTATCGTTTCAATTTGATTAAGAATAAACTCATTTTCATTAATCAGCTGAAGAATAATTCGGTGAATGTGCGCCGAATTGATGAGGGGGCAATGGATGAACAATCGGGTATGGTGATCAGTGAATATATTGCTCTTTTGTCAGGTGACACAACCTTACTGAAGAAAGCAAAGCTGGACCAGGAAATATTGAGCCTGGAAAGCTTGCGGACATTGCATTTCAGGGAGCAGGTACGGGTTCGGGAACGATTGGACGGACTTGGGCGGGAACGCGGCGAGATCGGAAACGTCCTTGGAAAATTGGAAAAAGATGTTGCTCGTTATCAATCGGTTCTGCTGTTGGCAAAGGATGGAAGCAAAGTTAATCCAATCAAGCTGTACAGCGAATCTTCCCCCGACCCTGAAGTGATTGGCAGGTACGTGGTTGATCAGTATTTAAAATGGAAGCCCGGTCGGGAGGAGTCTGAAGAAAAGCCATTGGGTGAACTCTATGGATTCCGCTTGGTCATCCAGCATGTGGTGAGCCGGGATTATGCTGGAAAGGTATCCACTGAGGAAAACCGCTTGGCGGCCATCAGTCCTGAGACCGGGATACGGTACACCTACAATAATGGTGTCCCGAACATGGGGAATCTAAAGTTGGCTGCGCGGAATTTCCTGAATGCCATTGATCGTTGCGTGGAGTTGCGTGAAAAATATGACAAGGACCTGCAGGATACTGCCGAAGATATCCTCCGGCTGAATGCGATGCTGGGACGCCCATTTGAAAAAGAAACGATGTTAAGCGATAAAAAGGCGGAGGCAGAACAGTTGGGACGCGAGATCAACGACAAAATAAACGCTATAAGAATTGGTGAGGGGGACGGACAGGATCAGCTACCGGCTGAGCAGCCTCGGCAGGCGATCATGGCGCCATCCATTGGGCCATCCGCTCCTGCTTCCCTAAAGACGTTGATGGAGGCGGGTTTGTCCAATGGCACTGTCATGATTGTGCGTATGCCGGGTTCGGAAAACCAGGAAGTAAAAGCAAAAAAGAAAATCAGAATGTGA
- a CDS encoding DUF1896 family protein: MFIVLKEKLWAYIVNNNPDLMFRLQDEYGVVKYLEEKVSGVMPLALRLLEEGKEGMAIHELCMEDLTADLKPSRFNYLTTVISEEFETDYARLRESGMLTYEAVNLVEFCKDTFEQLHFSTANEDDREIRYAIIGKVAEYLEKGRSKKQVVDSKKH; this comes from the coding sequence ATGTTTATAGTCTTGAAAGAAAAACTTTGGGCTTATATCGTCAACAACAATCCGGACCTCATGTTCAGGCTGCAGGATGAATATGGCGTGGTGAAGTATTTGGAAGAAAAAGTCAGTGGTGTGATGCCGCTGGCACTCCGCCTGCTGGAAGAAGGCAAGGAAGGGATGGCTATCCATGAGCTGTGCATGGAGGATCTTACAGCGGACTTGAAACCATCCCGCTTCAATTACCTCACCACGGTGATCAGTGAGGAGTTTGAAACGGATTATGCACGGCTGCGTGAATCCGGTATGCTGACTTACGAAGCGGTAAACCTGGTGGAGTTTTGTAAGGATACATTCGAGCAACTGCATTTCAGCACGGCCAATGAAGATGACCGGGAGATCCGGTACGCAATCATTGGCAAAGTTGCTGAGTACCTTGAAAAAGGACGCAGCAAAAAGCAGGTTGTTGACAGCAAAAAGCATTAG
- a CDS encoding DUF4134 domain-containing protein produces the protein MKCRIVRILGARPLVLFVLFVLCTVSAMAQDGKEGISSANTQIRGYFDVGTQLMYGIGAVLALIGAVKVYQKWNAGEQDTSKVAASWFGSCIFLVVVVLIIRSFFGITA, from the coding sequence ATGAAGTGTAGGATTGTGAGAATCCTTGGGGCGCGGCCCCTGGTGTTATTTGTATTATTTGTGCTGTGTACCGTTAGCGCCATGGCGCAGGATGGTAAGGAAGGTATTTCTTCCGCCAATACGCAGATTCGCGGATACTTCGACGTTGGCACACAGCTGATGTATGGCATCGGTGCTGTTTTAGCGCTGATCGGCGCCGTCAAAGTCTATCAAAAATGGAACGCGGGGGAGCAGGACACGTCGAAAGTCGCGGCGAGCTGGTTTGGAAGTTGCATCTTCCTGGTTGTAGTGGTACTGATCATTCGTTCGTTCTTCGGAATCACAGCTTAA
- a CDS encoding RteC domain-containing protein, producing MMQDLYLELKAELQEIDQEASNVIQRAERSYRVASGKLQQLKTRRRDVHFDEQQEILYFKEVKPQFLKELIFHSEVYHIETNKPVASKEFQKTYYSQSLAGVGFFFERNLSLYNYFRLGRTDLDEVFFKAQGGETDPLELVPGYLPGLDSEVNELYSYKLGKLQAFELVHDFLSGALAGLDGTAVWPEPMVQQELVWTDSKSAFIELVYALIASRSINRGKVQVKALMNGLGRLLNVDAGNFYRVLQGQRIRKIRTPYTSSLPVNLEKFMDDTDIR from the coding sequence ATGATGCAGGATCTTTATTTGGAGCTGAAAGCAGAGCTTCAGGAGATCGACCAGGAGGCTTCCAATGTGATTCAACGCGCCGAACGATCCTATCGGGTCGCTTCCGGGAAGCTTCAGCAACTCAAGACCAGGCGCCGTGACGTTCATTTTGATGAACAGCAGGAAATCCTATACTTCAAGGAAGTTAAGCCGCAGTTTCTGAAAGAGCTGATTTTCCACAGCGAGGTGTATCACATTGAGACAAACAAGCCGGTTGCCAGCAAAGAATTCCAGAAGACCTATTACAGCCAGTCCCTTGCAGGAGTCGGATTTTTTTTCGAGCGGAATCTCTCACTTTATAACTATTTCCGGCTGGGTAGAACGGATCTTGATGAGGTATTTTTCAAAGCCCAGGGGGGTGAAACCGATCCGCTCGAACTCGTGCCTGGATACCTTCCCGGACTGGATTCGGAAGTTAATGAGCTATATAGCTACAAGCTGGGCAAGTTGCAGGCGTTCGAGCTTGTACATGATTTTCTGTCCGGCGCCTTGGCCGGGTTGGATGGTACAGCGGTCTGGCCTGAACCCATGGTCCAGCAGGAATTGGTATGGACCGATTCGAAATCGGCATTCATTGAGTTGGTTTACGCCCTGATTGCGTCGCGTTCGATCAATCGGGGAAAGGTGCAGGTGAAGGCTTTAATGAATGGCCTGGGACGCCTGCTCAATGTGGACGCTGGAAATTTTTACCGTGTGCTGCAGGGCCAGCGTATCCGGAAAATACGGACACCCTACACCAGTAGCCTGCCTGTTAACCTGGAAAAGTTCATGGATGACACGGACATACGCTGA
- a CDS encoding GntR family transcriptional regulator, whose translation MLLTISNHIHSADRSVRVLVSEILKHIESGNLYPGYQFPLVKEQAVIFRVSRFTINRVIKELMELGAVISSKKRIYVSKPKKDLLQLDFGHPHPAHVQEFQRFFAVRTMPTVPSDGNRRQLIEKLLVDKYHAEFPFMHFENTQLCFYNSWSMAMILIGKMLDAKSVAVDGIMESPLTRSLSLFSKEVIMLGERPEGMDIHRFRGLCRAGRVSVLVFAPRVRCPFGAPMDQHSIAEILQIVEQYHIPLVEVDLCDGLCYGETPYEPVALRALQKGLNAVYLRPLAPLPVQTLFSPVIIAREELICQLRLHRLAVEVDMPQFENAAFDMLLNKDFAKKVVGMREEYRMKRDYLYSRLTSFANREYSVSLPVGGLSVWVSLPEEISQRAFCSTLREMGVAVPDYYYYARPYASHHGIKIGFATLDRPAMNRVAACIHAAVTKLHNQTRPMRRA comes from the coding sequence ATGCTATTAACCATCAGTAACCATATCCATTCGGCTGACCGCAGTGTCCGCGTCCTGGTCAGCGAAATTCTGAAACACATTGAGTCGGGAAATCTGTATCCGGGCTATCAATTTCCGCTGGTAAAAGAACAGGCAGTTATCTTTCGTGTCAGCCGGTTTACCATCAACAGGGTAATCAAGGAATTGATGGAATTGGGTGCAGTGATCAGCTCAAAAAAGCGGATTTATGTGAGCAAGCCAAAAAAAGATCTCCTGCAGCTTGACTTCGGCCATCCCCATCCCGCTCACGTACAGGAATTCCAACGCTTTTTTGCTGTCAGAACCATGCCCACTGTCCCTTCCGATGGGAACCGGCGGCAACTGATAGAAAAGCTGCTGGTTGATAAGTATCATGCAGAATTTCCGTTCATGCACTTTGAGAATACCCAACTATGTTTTTACAATTCATGGAGCATGGCCATGATCCTGATCGGCAAGATGCTCGATGCCAAATCGGTCGCGGTCGATGGCATTATGGAATCTCCACTTACCCGGTCGTTATCCCTATTCAGCAAGGAAGTAATCATGCTTGGTGAGCGGCCCGAGGGTATGGACATCCACCGGTTCAGGGGGCTTTGCCGAGCCGGCCGTGTTTCGGTGCTGGTGTTTGCCCCACGGGTGCGTTGCCCATTCGGAGCGCCGATGGATCAGCATAGTATCGCTGAAATCCTGCAGATCGTTGAGCAATATCATATTCCCCTGGTCGAAGTAGACCTGTGCGACGGCTTATGTTATGGAGAAACCCCATACGAACCGGTCGCATTACGGGCTTTGCAAAAGGGGCTTAATGCGGTATACCTGCGTCCGCTGGCTCCCTTGCCGGTTCAGACCCTTTTTAGCCCCGTTATCATCGCAAGGGAGGAACTGATTTGCCAATTGCGGTTACACCGGCTGGCGGTGGAAGTGGACATGCCGCAATTCGAAAACGCAGCTTTTGACATGCTGCTTAATAAGGACTTCGCAAAAAAAGTGGTAGGGATGCGGGAGGAGTACCGCATGAAGCGGGATTACCTGTATTCCCGGTTAACTTCCTTTGCAAACCGCGAGTATTCCGTCTCCCTGCCGGTGGGTGGTTTATCGGTGTGGGTGAGTTTGCCGGAAGAGATTTCCCAGCGGGCGTTTTGTAGCACGTTGCGCGAAATGGGCGTTGCTGTACCGGACTATTATTATTACGCCCGTCCGTATGCCTCACACCACGGTATCAAAATTGGTTTTGCAACATTGGACAGGCCGGCAATGAACCGCGTAGCTGCCTGTATCCATGCTGCAGTGACCAAGTTGCACAATCAAACCAGGCCGATGCGCCGGGCTTAA